From a single Bacillota bacterium genomic region:
- a CDS encoding BMC domain-containing protein yields the protein MEIALGMVETRGLVGAIEAADAMVKAANVRLIGKEQIGGGFVTVMVRGDVGAVKAAVEAGAAAAAKVGELKSVHVIPRPHGDVEMILPNAGRVPEEK from the coding sequence ATGGAGATCGCACTTGGAATGGTTGAGACCCGGGGGCTCGTGGGAGCGATCGAGGCCGCGGATGCCATGGTCAAAGCGGCTAATGTCAGGCTGATCGGAAAGGAACAGATCGGCGGGGGGTTCGTCACGGTGATGGTCCGTGGGGACGTCGGAGCGGTGAAGGCGGCCGTGGAGGCGGGCGCTGCCGCGGCGGCGAAGGTTGGGGAGCTCAAGTCCGTGCATGTGATCCCGAGGCCTCATGGGGACGTGGAGATGATCCTGCCGAACGCTGGGCGGGTTCCCGAGGAGAAGTGA